Proteins from a genomic interval of Bombus affinis isolate iyBomAffi1 chromosome 14, iyBomAffi1.2, whole genome shotgun sequence:
- the LOC126924290 gene encoding glycerol-3-phosphate acyltransferase 3 isoform X3 gives MAPLWMVMSLAVSLLLTPFLMFLLAIIFLASIGKSLGVRRLYIKLLLTLFEYGRQNIENVKKKNGTWKQNDEDTDEECESRHVEKQNVQNWKTESMQNGVSSSVIARSTDLILVPEPEMQNHKNHLEETKTENSQTPATSASKSETLIRRDSFETLKREFKPAICLDYIKAGVEAIIEDEVTSRFEAEELKNWNLLTRTNRHYEFISWKLTVIWICGFVMRYCFLLPLRIFICFVGVMWLTACTAVVGYVPEGSFKRWLNYKVSIMCFGVLSSALSSVITYHNPENRPVRGICVANHTSPIDVLILMCDNCYSLIGQRHGGFLGILQRALARASPHIWFERCEVKDREAVTRRLKKHVSDPTNPPILIFPEGTCINNTSVMQFKKGSFEVGGVIYPVAIKYDPRFGDAFWNSSRYSMIQYLYMTMSSWAIVCDVWYLPPMYRNEGESAIDFANRVKSVIARQGGLVDLQWDGQLKRIKPKKELREKQQEELSKRLKDE, from the exons ATGGCGCCGCTATGGATGGTGATGTCGTTAGCGGTTTCTTTACTTTTAACACCTTTTCTTATGTTTTTGCTTGCCATAATCTTTTTGGCATCTATCGGAAAGTCACTCGGCGTTAGaagattatatataaaattgctGCTAACACTATTTGAG TATGGCAGACAAAACATAGAAAACGTGAAAAAGAAGAATGGTACTTGGAAGCAAAATGACGAAGACACGGATGAGGAGTGCGAGTCGAGGCACGTCGAAAAGCAGAATGTGCAAAATTGGAAAACGGAGAGTATGCAGAATGGAGTGAGCAGCAGCGTTATAGCCAGATCGACGGATTTGATTTTGGTACCCGAGCCAGAAATGCAGAATCATAAAAATCATTTGGAGGAAACGAAAACGGAGAATTCACAGACGCCTGCAACAAGTGCGAGCAAAAGCGAG ACTCTCATACGTAGAGATTCGTTTGAAACCCTGAAAAGGGAGTTCAAACCTGCAATCTGTTTGGATTACATTAAAGCTGGTGTAGAAGCTATTATAGAAGATGAGGTGACATCTCGTTTTGAAGCAGAAGAATTGAAG AATTGGAATTTGTTAACTAGAACAAATAGACATTACGAGTTCATCTCCTGGAAGTTAACAGTGATATGGATATGTGGATTTGTTATGCGATATTGTTTTCTTCTTCCCTTGAGGATATTCATTTGTTTTGTAGGG GTGATGTGGCTGACTGCATGTACAGCGGTAGTCGGCTATGTTCCAGAGGGTAGTTTCAAGCGATGGCTGAATTACAAAGTCTCCATAATGTGCTTCGGTGTGTTGTCGAGTGCTCTATCATCAGTAATTACGTATCATAATCCGGAGAATCGTCCTGTTAGGGGTATTTGTGTGGCAAATCATACTTCACCTATAGATGTTCTGATACTCATGTGCGATAATTGCTATTCCTTG ataggTCAGAGACATGGTGGATTTTTAGGTATTCTACAAAGAGCTTTAGCACGTGCTTCACCACATATTTGGTTTGAACGGTGTGAAGTTAAAGATAGAGAAGCAGTTACAAGACG ATTAAAAAAGCACGTGTCTGATCCTACAAATCCACCGATACTTATCTTTCCTGAAGGCACTTGTATAAATAATACATCAGTGATGCAATTTAAGAAAGGAAGCTTTGAAGTTGGTGGAGTAATTTACCCTGTTGCAATAAAG TATGATCCAAGATTTGGGGATGCATTTTGGAATAGTAGTCGATATTCAATGATACAATACTTATATATGACTATGTCAAGTTGGGCCATAGTATGTGATGTTTGGTATCTTCCTCCGATGTATAGAAACGAGGGAGAGAGCGCTATTGATTTTGCGAATAGAGTAAAGTCTGTGATAGCAAGACAGGGTGGCTTGGTTGATTTACAATG gGATGGTCAGCTTAAACGAATAAAGCCAAAAAAGGAATTGCGAGAGAAGCAACAAGAAGAACTTAGTAAACGACTTAAAGACGAATAA
- the LOC126924290 gene encoding glycerol-3-phosphate acyltransferase 3 isoform X2: MAPLWMVMSLAVSLLLTPFLMFLLAIIFLASIGKSLGVRRLYIKLLLTLFEYGRQNIENVKKKNGTWKQNDEDTDEECESRHVEKQNVQNWKTESMQNGVSSSVIARSTDLILVPEPEMQNHKNHLEETKTENSQTPATSASKSETLIRRDSFETLKREFKPAICLDYIKAGVEAIIEDEVTSRFEAEELKNWNLLTRTNRHYEFISWKLTVIWICGFVMRYCFLLPLRIFICFVGVLYIVIATFLIGFLPNGFIKKWTYNKASLIAFRVMSQSLSATITIHNPENKPKPGGMCVANHTSTIDVPILSTQTTFSLIGQRHGGFLGILQRALARASPHIWFERCEVKDREAVTRRLKKHVSDPTNPPILIFPEGTCINNTSVMQFKKGSFEVGGVIYPVAIKYDPRFGDAFWNSSRYSMIQYLYMTMSSWAIVCDVWYLPPMYRNEGESAIDFANRVKSVIARQGGLVDLQWDGQLKRIKPKKELREKQQEELSKRLKDE; encoded by the exons ATGGCGCCGCTATGGATGGTGATGTCGTTAGCGGTTTCTTTACTTTTAACACCTTTTCTTATGTTTTTGCTTGCCATAATCTTTTTGGCATCTATCGGAAAGTCACTCGGCGTTAGaagattatatataaaattgctGCTAACACTATTTGAG TATGGCAGACAAAACATAGAAAACGTGAAAAAGAAGAATGGTACTTGGAAGCAAAATGACGAAGACACGGATGAGGAGTGCGAGTCGAGGCACGTCGAAAAGCAGAATGTGCAAAATTGGAAAACGGAGAGTATGCAGAATGGAGTGAGCAGCAGCGTTATAGCCAGATCGACGGATTTGATTTTGGTACCCGAGCCAGAAATGCAGAATCATAAAAATCATTTGGAGGAAACGAAAACGGAGAATTCACAGACGCCTGCAACAAGTGCGAGCAAAAGCGAG ACTCTCATACGTAGAGATTCGTTTGAAACCCTGAAAAGGGAGTTCAAACCTGCAATCTGTTTGGATTACATTAAAGCTGGTGTAGAAGCTATTATAGAAGATGAGGTGACATCTCGTTTTGAAGCAGAAGAATTGAAG AATTGGAATTTGTTAACTAGAACAAATAGACATTACGAGTTCATCTCCTGGAAGTTAACAGTGATATGGATATGTGGATTTGTTATGCGATATTGTTTTCTTCTTCCCTTGAGGATATTCATTTGTTTTGTAGGG GTACTGTACATTGTAATTGCAACATTTCTTATTGGCTTCCTACCAAATGGTTTTATTAAGAAATGGACATACAACAAGGCTAGTCTCATAGCATTCAGGGTAATGTCACAATCTTTATCAGCGACAATTACAATTCATAATCCAGAGAACAAACCAAAACCAGGAGGAATGTGTGTGGCAAATCACACTTCCACAATCGATGTGCCTATCTTATCCACACAGACAACATTCTCCTTG ataggTCAGAGACATGGTGGATTTTTAGGTATTCTACAAAGAGCTTTAGCACGTGCTTCACCACATATTTGGTTTGAACGGTGTGAAGTTAAAGATAGAGAAGCAGTTACAAGACG ATTAAAAAAGCACGTGTCTGATCCTACAAATCCACCGATACTTATCTTTCCTGAAGGCACTTGTATAAATAATACATCAGTGATGCAATTTAAGAAAGGAAGCTTTGAAGTTGGTGGAGTAATTTACCCTGTTGCAATAAAG TATGATCCAAGATTTGGGGATGCATTTTGGAATAGTAGTCGATATTCAATGATACAATACTTATATATGACTATGTCAAGTTGGGCCATAGTATGTGATGTTTGGTATCTTCCTCCGATGTATAGAAACGAGGGAGAGAGCGCTATTGATTTTGCGAATAGAGTAAAGTCTGTGATAGCAAGACAGGGTGGCTTGGTTGATTTACAATG gGATGGTCAGCTTAAACGAATAAAGCCAAAAAAGGAATTGCGAGAGAAGCAACAAGAAGAACTTAGTAAACGACTTAAAGACGAATAA
- the LOC126924290 gene encoding glycerol-3-phosphate acyltransferase 3-like isoform X1 gives MAPLWMVMSLAVSLLLTPFLMFLLAIIFLASIGKSLGVRRLYIKLLLTLFEYGRQNIENVKKKNGTWKQNDEDTDEECESRHVEKQNVQNWKTESMQNGVSSSVIARSTDLILVPEPEMQNHKNHLEETKTENSQTPATSASKSETLIRRDSFETLKREFKPAICLDYIKAGVEAIIEDEVTSRFEAEELKNWNLLTRTNRHYEFISWKLTVIWICGFVMRYCFLLPLRIFICFVGVLYIVIATFLIGFLPNGFIKKWTYNKASLIAFRVMSQSLSATITIHNPENKPKPGGMCVANHTSTIDVPILSTQTTFSLVMWLTACTAVVGYVPEGSFKRWLNYKVSIMCFGVLSSALSSVITYHNPENRPVRGICVANHTSPIDVLILMCDNCYSLIGQRHGGFLGILQRALARASPHIWFERCEVKDREAVTRRLKKHVSDPTNPPILIFPEGTCINNTSVMQFKKGSFEVGGVIYPVAIKYDPRFGDAFWNSSRYSMIQYLYMTMSSWAIVCDVWYLPPMYRNEGESAIDFANRVKSVIARQGGLVDLQWDGQLKRIKPKKELREKQQEELSKRLKDE, from the exons ATGGCGCCGCTATGGATGGTGATGTCGTTAGCGGTTTCTTTACTTTTAACACCTTTTCTTATGTTTTTGCTTGCCATAATCTTTTTGGCATCTATCGGAAAGTCACTCGGCGTTAGaagattatatataaaattgctGCTAACACTATTTGAG TATGGCAGACAAAACATAGAAAACGTGAAAAAGAAGAATGGTACTTGGAAGCAAAATGACGAAGACACGGATGAGGAGTGCGAGTCGAGGCACGTCGAAAAGCAGAATGTGCAAAATTGGAAAACGGAGAGTATGCAGAATGGAGTGAGCAGCAGCGTTATAGCCAGATCGACGGATTTGATTTTGGTACCCGAGCCAGAAATGCAGAATCATAAAAATCATTTGGAGGAAACGAAAACGGAGAATTCACAGACGCCTGCAACAAGTGCGAGCAAAAGCGAG ACTCTCATACGTAGAGATTCGTTTGAAACCCTGAAAAGGGAGTTCAAACCTGCAATCTGTTTGGATTACATTAAAGCTGGTGTAGAAGCTATTATAGAAGATGAGGTGACATCTCGTTTTGAAGCAGAAGAATTGAAG AATTGGAATTTGTTAACTAGAACAAATAGACATTACGAGTTCATCTCCTGGAAGTTAACAGTGATATGGATATGTGGATTTGTTATGCGATATTGTTTTCTTCTTCCCTTGAGGATATTCATTTGTTTTGTAGGG GTACTGTACATTGTAATTGCAACATTTCTTATTGGCTTCCTACCAAATGGTTTTATTAAGAAATGGACATACAACAAGGCTAGTCTCATAGCATTCAGGGTAATGTCACAATCTTTATCAGCGACAATTACAATTCATAATCCAGAGAACAAACCAAAACCAGGAGGAATGTGTGTGGCAAATCACACTTCCACAATCGATGTGCCTATCTTATCCACACAGACAACATTCTCCTTG GTGATGTGGCTGACTGCATGTACAGCGGTAGTCGGCTATGTTCCAGAGGGTAGTTTCAAGCGATGGCTGAATTACAAAGTCTCCATAATGTGCTTCGGTGTGTTGTCGAGTGCTCTATCATCAGTAATTACGTATCATAATCCGGAGAATCGTCCTGTTAGGGGTATTTGTGTGGCAAATCATACTTCACCTATAGATGTTCTGATACTCATGTGCGATAATTGCTATTCCTTG ataggTCAGAGACATGGTGGATTTTTAGGTATTCTACAAAGAGCTTTAGCACGTGCTTCACCACATATTTGGTTTGAACGGTGTGAAGTTAAAGATAGAGAAGCAGTTACAAGACG ATTAAAAAAGCACGTGTCTGATCCTACAAATCCACCGATACTTATCTTTCCTGAAGGCACTTGTATAAATAATACATCAGTGATGCAATTTAAGAAAGGAAGCTTTGAAGTTGGTGGAGTAATTTACCCTGTTGCAATAAAG TATGATCCAAGATTTGGGGATGCATTTTGGAATAGTAGTCGATATTCAATGATACAATACTTATATATGACTATGTCAAGTTGGGCCATAGTATGTGATGTTTGGTATCTTCCTCCGATGTATAGAAACGAGGGAGAGAGCGCTATTGATTTTGCGAATAGAGTAAAGTCTGTGATAGCAAGACAGGGTGGCTTGGTTGATTTACAATG gGATGGTCAGCTTAAACGAATAAAGCCAAAAAAGGAATTGCGAGAGAAGCAACAAGAAGAACTTAGTAAACGACTTAAAGACGAATAA
- the LOC126924305 gene encoding ATP synthase subunit e, mitochondrial, protein MSSAEVAPRPLQVSPLIKFSRWTLLLTGIVYGAYHQRRLSKRENARREQELKEKPLKDAKLAAEKKKLVEAEIQMLNELFTPSK, encoded by the exons ATGTCGTCTGCCGAAGTAGCACCCCGACCATTGCAGGTGTCCCCTTTAATTAAA TTTTCCCGATGGACTCTTCTGTTAACTGGGATAGTTTACGGTGCTTACCATCAAAGAAGACTCAGTAAAAGAGAAAATGCTCGCCGTGAACAAGAACTTAAGGAAAAACCCCTTAAAGATGCAAAATTAGCAGCAGAGAAAAAGAAGCTGGTTGAAG CTGAAATACAAATGCTGAATGAGTTGTTCACAccatcaaaataa
- the LOC126924290 gene encoding glycerol-3-phosphate acyltransferase 3 isoform X4 produces MAPLWMVMSLAVSLLLTPFLMFLLAIIFLASIGKSLGVRRLYIKLLLTLFEYGRQNIENVKKKNGTWKQNDEDTDEECESRHVEKQNVQNWKTESMQNGVSSSVIARSTDLILVPEPEMQNHKNHLEETKTENSQTPATSASKSETLIRRDSFETLKREFKPAICLDYIKAGVEAIIEDEVTSRFEAEELKNWNLLTRTNRHYEFISWKLTVIWICGFVMRYCFLLPLRIFICFVGIGQRHGGFLGILQRALARASPHIWFERCEVKDREAVTRRLKKHVSDPTNPPILIFPEGTCINNTSVMQFKKGSFEVGGVIYPVAIKYDPRFGDAFWNSSRYSMIQYLYMTMSSWAIVCDVWYLPPMYRNEGESAIDFANRVKSVIARQGGLVDLQWDGQLKRIKPKKELREKQQEELSKRLKDE; encoded by the exons ATGGCGCCGCTATGGATGGTGATGTCGTTAGCGGTTTCTTTACTTTTAACACCTTTTCTTATGTTTTTGCTTGCCATAATCTTTTTGGCATCTATCGGAAAGTCACTCGGCGTTAGaagattatatataaaattgctGCTAACACTATTTGAG TATGGCAGACAAAACATAGAAAACGTGAAAAAGAAGAATGGTACTTGGAAGCAAAATGACGAAGACACGGATGAGGAGTGCGAGTCGAGGCACGTCGAAAAGCAGAATGTGCAAAATTGGAAAACGGAGAGTATGCAGAATGGAGTGAGCAGCAGCGTTATAGCCAGATCGACGGATTTGATTTTGGTACCCGAGCCAGAAATGCAGAATCATAAAAATCATTTGGAGGAAACGAAAACGGAGAATTCACAGACGCCTGCAACAAGTGCGAGCAAAAGCGAG ACTCTCATACGTAGAGATTCGTTTGAAACCCTGAAAAGGGAGTTCAAACCTGCAATCTGTTTGGATTACATTAAAGCTGGTGTAGAAGCTATTATAGAAGATGAGGTGACATCTCGTTTTGAAGCAGAAGAATTGAAG AATTGGAATTTGTTAACTAGAACAAATAGACATTACGAGTTCATCTCCTGGAAGTTAACAGTGATATGGATATGTGGATTTGTTATGCGATATTGTTTTCTTCTTCCCTTGAGGATATTCATTTGTTTTGTAGGG ataggTCAGAGACATGGTGGATTTTTAGGTATTCTACAAAGAGCTTTAGCACGTGCTTCACCACATATTTGGTTTGAACGGTGTGAAGTTAAAGATAGAGAAGCAGTTACAAGACG ATTAAAAAAGCACGTGTCTGATCCTACAAATCCACCGATACTTATCTTTCCTGAAGGCACTTGTATAAATAATACATCAGTGATGCAATTTAAGAAAGGAAGCTTTGAAGTTGGTGGAGTAATTTACCCTGTTGCAATAAAG TATGATCCAAGATTTGGGGATGCATTTTGGAATAGTAGTCGATATTCAATGATACAATACTTATATATGACTATGTCAAGTTGGGCCATAGTATGTGATGTTTGGTATCTTCCTCCGATGTATAGAAACGAGGGAGAGAGCGCTATTGATTTTGCGAATAGAGTAAAGTCTGTGATAGCAAGACAGGGTGGCTTGGTTGATTTACAATG gGATGGTCAGCTTAAACGAATAAAGCCAAAAAAGGAATTGCGAGAGAAGCAACAAGAAGAACTTAGTAAACGACTTAAAGACGAATAA